The stretch of DNA AAAATATAAGGAGATCGTGATTCCGGGCGGAATTAGCGTTTGAACCCAGATCCTTAGAATTCTAACGGTTTCCTTCCGGACTATCGTCGAAAATGCGTTAAATTTTTCCCTGAAGTTCAAAGTTTCTTCTCCACTAGTTTTAGGAATAATTCTTCTAGTCTATTGGATTTATTTCTCATGCTAGTGATTTGAATTCCTTCTCTGTCCAATAAGCGGAATAAATCGTTGAGAGAATGGCTCTTGCTGATATCGACCTCGAGAGTTAAATTATCCACTTTACGTAAGGCAAAACCGTTAAGGGCCGACGGAATCGGAACCGCTTCCTTTAAATCCAAGATGAAAGTTTCCGTGTCCAATTGTACGATCAGTTCCTTCATTGTGGTGTTCTCGACGATAAGCCCTTTGTCGATGATTGCAATTTTACGGCAGAGAGTTTCCGCCTCTTCCAAATAGTGCGTGGTAAGAATGATCGTAATTCCGGATTCGTTCAATTTGATGAGAAATTCCCAAAGAGATCTTCTAAATTCTATATCCACTCCCGCTGTGGGTTCGTCCAGAATTAGGATCTTGGGGTTATGCACCAGAGCCCTCGCGATCATTAGTCGACGTTTCATTCCACCCGATAGACGTCCGGCGGTTTCTTTTCGCTTATCATAAAGTCCTAACTGTTTTAAATATTCGTATGCTCTTTCGGTCGCGACCGATTTTTCCAAACCGTAATATCCGCCTTGGTTGATCACGATCTGTTCGACTTTCTCGAAGATATTAAAATTAAATTCCTGGGGAACTACGCCTATAAACGATTTTGCAAGGGTAAGATCGGTATCGATATCGGCCTCGTAGATTTTTACTTTTCCCGAAGTTTTATTCACCAACGAACTTAATATTCCGATGGTGGTGGACTTGCCTGCACCGTTCGGTCCTAATAGCGCAAAGAATTCTCCCTCTTCGACCGTTAAATGAATTCCCTTTAAGGCCTGCACGCCTCCGGAATACGTTTTGACTAAATTTTCAATCTCTAATGCTTTCTTCATTCTGAAGGAAATCGACTCCTTTGTAAGCATCCTGAAAGACGCTGGTTTAACGCAATCCTTTGGTAACTCAAATTACGGAACGCTTAGAATTTCTCTGGCCTTCCTTGCCGCATTTCTCGCAATTTCCGGAAGAGCAGGATGAATATAAATCATTTTCAGCAAGTCATCTAGAGTCCCGTTCATCGTCATTAAGAGTACGAATAAATGCGCTAGGTTGGAAGCCTCGTCTCCTAAAACATGAGCTCCTAAAAGTTTTCTTGTCTTCCGGTCTACTAAAATTTTCACGAACGAATCTTCCGATAATCGCGCCATGCCCATCGCGCTGGCAGAGTACGGATTGATTGCGGAAATATAATCGGCTCCTTCCGAGATGAGTTTTTGTTCGGTCTTGCCGACGGCCGCCACTTGAGGATGGGTAAATACCGCATGGGGAACAGGAGGATATTCGATCGGAATACGCTTTTTATCCACGTACAAAGATTGAAATAAGGCCTCTCCTTCGAAATTCACCGAATGACGGAAAAAATATTTCCCGATGATATCGCCAAGCGCATAGACTCCGTCCGCGGTAGTTTCAAGAAACTCGTTCGTTTTGATATATCCGCGCTCGTCGGTTTGAATATTCGTGTTATGCAGATCGAGCCAATCGGAATTCGGTCGGATACCGGTCGCGACTAATAGAGCGTCTCCTTCCATCTCGAAACTTCGACCTTCCCGCTCGCAAGATAGGCGAAAAATTCCCGCTCGATACTCTACAGTCTTAACAATTGTCTTTAAGCGAACATCGTGTTTTTTTGAGAACGCTTTTTCAAAGCCTTCGATTATGCTTTGATCCTCCTGGGAAAGCATCCTATTTCTGACAAGGAACGTGGTTTTGGATCCGAAGGACGCATAAGCAAATCCTAATTCAAGGCCGATATATCCGCCTCCTAACACTAGGAGACGCTTGGGAAGATCCGTTCTTCGCAGGGCTTCCCGACTGGTCATATACGGCGTTCCTGCAAGGCCGGGAATATCCGGAATAACCGGTCTGCATCCCGCAGCGATGAAAATTCGGTCGGCAGTCAAGAGTTGGTCGTTTACTTTCACGACCCTGTCCTCTAGGAAGCGACCTTCGTAAGAGTAGAAGTCGATGTTCGGATTTTTTTCATAGGCGGGGAGAATACTATCCGAATCCGCATCGACGGTTCCGGAAATCCGTTCCACTAAGGTTTTGAAATCCACGCTAAAGGGGCCGGGAATTTCCAATTGAAAGCGGTTTGCGTCCGAGGCTTGAGCGAGAATCTCGGCAGGATGGATAAGCATTTTGGAAGGAATGCAACCCCGGTTCAAACAGGTTCCGCCTAATCGATCCTTTTCTAAAATTGCGACTTTATATCCTAATTTTGAGGGTGGAGTGATTAACTTTGTTCCACCGCCCGAACCGATTACGAGAATATCATATTTTTTCATGCTGAGACGGGAAACGGAAGACTTCCATCCAATCCGTTTTCCTCCGAATACGTTCTGCATTTAGAGTGAGAAGATTGGCGAGCAAAAAAGGGAATCGTATTTTAGACTCTACCACTTATCTCGAAGGGATCTCAAAGTCAGAAAAAGAGTACGTTCATCCTCGGGTAAATTCGGTTGAGCCGATTTGTTTCGAATACCGGATAAAAGCGATGCAGACGGTTTGGAACAGAGGAAAAAAGGATTGAAGGTTCGTTCTTCCGCGAAGTTCGTAGTCCAGAATTCCGCATCGGATTTCAGGGAATTCACTTTTTTCAAAGCAGCATGCGCGGCCGAGTTCGCGGGATCGACGGCTAGACTGAATTTTAGATTATTCTGAAAGTAATCGTGACCCGGGTAGAGTTTCACTCCGTCGGGAAACTGATAAAATATCCGGGAGACCGTTTGGTAGAGCGTAGACGGATCTCCTCCATTCTTACAATTTCCCACGCCGCAATTAAAGATAGTATCCCCGGTAAATACGCCGACTGGAACCTTATTTTCAATCTGAACTAGGCAAATATGGGCGAAGGTATGTCCCGGAGTATCCAAAACTTCCAAATAGGAATTTCCTTCTCGATCGGAAAGAATCCGTTCTCCGGAATGAAGAGAGCGACTTGCCGAGGGAACAGTTTCCATCCCCTGGGGATGAGTCAAGACGATCGATTTGAATTCTTGAACCAGCCCTTCGTTTCCGGCCGTATGGTCCCAATGTTCATGAGTATTGACGATGTATTCGAGAGACCAATTCTTTTCCTTTAACACGGCGCTGACTTGCGAAGAATCAAACGGGTCTAGACAGAGAGTCTCTTCCGTGTCAGGTTGCCGAATTAAGTAGGTGAAATTTCGAAGCGAGCTATGAGTGTAAATTCGGACGATTTCCAGCATGATCGCTAAGGAATAATATCTAGATGTTTGTCCAGATTGGCGATTCTAAGAATCGTCATCACGTCTCTGCTTAAATTTCTCAATTTAAGACTGCCTTGGCGTTCCGTCACATATTTCTGCGTATTAAAAATAGCACCGATGCCGGATGAGTCCAGATAAACATCGCCTTCAAAGTCTATGATGATTTCCTTGCTGCCTTCATCAAATTGTTTGATGATCAGTTCTTTTAACGCGAAAGCGTTCTTCAAACTAACGTTACCCTGGATCTTTACGATGCATATTCCGTCCTCTATGGACACATCTGTTTGAAAACCTTCCAATGGAAACGGCTCCGATTTTTCTATTTATATGACCGTCCTCGAGTTGCTAATGCATCCGAACCGTCTCGAAAATCAGAAATTTCGAAAGGTTGCACGGGGAGGGAATCCGATCATTGAGCATAAATTGTGGCAAAGGGGAGGTAAACTCTTTTTTCCCCTGAAAATTGGCCAATTCTTAGCGGATAAAAACAAGAAATAGCTGGAAAATTCATCCAGTGAGGAAAAATTGAGTGGGCGTTTTCCGAATGACCAAGTCTAGTATTTTGACCGATAAATTGAATTGAGATGCGAATTAAATTTTGGGGAGTTCGGGGCTCCATCTCTTCCCCCGTAAAAGGCGATTTAATCCGGGCGAAGATTCTGAAAATTCTGAGCCTGGCTTCACCGTCGGATCTTCAAAGTCCGGAGGCGATCGAGGATTTTTTAGATTCCTTGGCTTTATCGAATTGGAGTACGTACGGCGGTAACACTACCTGTATCGAAATTCGCGATAAGGAGGATCGTCTTATCATTATCGACGGCGGTACTGGCCTCCGCGAATTGGGAAATTCTATCCTGCAAGAGGGATATTTGCAAGGAAAAGGTTCCGCAGTCTGGATTTTCACTCATACCCATTGGGATCATATCCAAGGAATTCCGTTTTTCGTACCTCTCTATACGCCCGGCAATAAGTTCGAGTTCGTAAGTTCCGTAGAAAATTTAGAAGAAAGACTGAGATACCAGCACGCGTTCACTCACTTTCCGGTTCCATTCGACGGATTTCAGGCGGGAAAAACCTATCGCCATGTTCCCGAAGGAAGAGCTTTTCGAGCCACCGATTCCGTCACTGCCATTTCGAAAGCGGTTCGTCATCCGGGCGGAAGCTATTCGTATCGGTTCGAAGAAGACGGCAAGTCTCTTATTTTCGCTTCGGATGCCGAGTTTAATTTGGATGAGATGGAGAACATCGACGATTACCTAAATTACTTCCGCGGCGCTGATGTTCTCGTTTTCGATACTCAATATACGTTCGAAGAATCCTTACAGAAAATCGATTGGGGTCATAGCACCGCCTCGATGGCGACGGATATCGCTCTTCGCGCCAACGTTAAAAAGTTGGTCATGTTCCATCACGACCCCTCTTATGACGACGAAAAACTGGACGCGGTCTATTTGCGCGCGATTAAATATAAAGAAATGTTCGATCCCGACAATCAGTTGGAAATCATTATGGCAAGGGAAGGCTTAGAGATTCAAGTCTAGGATCTTTATCTTGTTTTTTGCATATAGCGGAGGAGCTCATGAGTGAGTATATCATAGGTATCGATGCGGGTACCACCGGAATTCGTACGTTTTGCTTCAATCGATCCGGAGCCGTTATTTCCAGCGCTTATTCGGAATTTAAACAATATTTTCCGAAACCTGGTTGGGTCGAACATGACCCCGAAGAGATTTGGGCAAAGACGGAAAAGTTGGTCGTAAAGGCGATTCGCAACGGAAAGCTTCGCCCGGAAGATGCGATCGCGATCGGAATTACAAATCAACGGGAAACCACGGTTTTGTTCGAAAAGGATTCCGGCGCTCCCGTATACAATGCCATCGTTTGGCAATGCCGCCGGACCGCGGATTTTTGTACTAATTTAAAAAAGGAAGGCCTGGAACCTACTTTCCGAAGAAAAACCGGACTCGTTGTGGACGCGTATTTTAGCGGAACGAAAATACGCTGGATCTTGGACAATGGGAAAGGCGTACGGGCCAAGGCGGAGAAGGGCAAGATACTTTTCGGAACCATCGATACATATCTGTTGTATCGATTGACTAACGGAAAGTCGCATAAAACGGATCATACGAATGCGAGTCGAACGTTAATTTTCAATATCGAAAAGAAGGAATGGGATAAGGAACTCCTGAAAATCTTAGATATCCCGGAGGCCATTCTTCCTGAAACGCATAATTCCAGTAATTTGTTCGGTAGAACCGAAGGAGTCAAGGGCCTACCGGACGGGATTCCTATTTCTTCGCTCGTAGGAGACCAGCAAGGAGCACTTTTCGGACAATTATGTACGGAACCCGGAGAGGCCAAGAACACGTACGGTACGGGATGCTTTCTCCTTTTCAATACGGGAAATAAATTACAGATTTCAAAGAACAACCTGATTACGACCCTAGCCTGCGGCCCGGAAGGCAAAACGGTGTATTGTTTAGAAGGCTCTATTTTTATCGGAGGAGCTGTCATTCAATATCTAAGAGACAATCTCAGATTCTTTAAGGAATCCAAGGTTTCGGAGAAGTTGGCCGCTTCGGTTACGAAAGAGGACGAGGTTGTTTTCGTTCCGGCGTTTTCGGGTCTGGGAGCTCCGTATTGGGATATGAATGCTAGGGGAGCCATTTTGGGTCTTACCCGTGATACGACCCAGGAACAGATAACGCGAGCGGCGCTGAAATCCATCGCTTTACAGTCTTATGAACTTGTGGAAGCTATGGAAAACGATACGGGCTCCAAGCTGAAGATTCTTAAAGTTGACGGGGGAGCTACTGCCAATAATTGGCTCATGCAATACCAGTCCGATATTCTAGGAAAAAGAATCGTTCGCCCTTCGAATTTGGATACGACAGTTTTAGGCGCGGCATATCTTGCCGGATTAGAAAGAGGATTCTACACTGGCGTTGCAGACCTAAAGAAAAAACAGAAAACCAGTAAGGAATTTACCCCAAAAATGGGAAATGCACAGAGAGAGAAGGAAATTCGTATCTGGAAAGAATCCGTGAAGCGAATTTTAACCGGTAATTAAGCGCGCAAAAAGCCGGAGAACTTCCTTTTCCGGTTCTTCTTTTATTACTAGTAGTTATAGGACAATAGAGAAAACT from Leptospira inadai serovar Lyme str. 10 encodes:
- a CDS encoding MBL fold metallo-hydrolase; amino-acid sequence: MRIKFWGVRGSISSPVKGDLIRAKILKILSLASPSDLQSPEAIEDFLDSLALSNWSTYGGNTTCIEIRDKEDRLIIIDGGTGLRELGNSILQEGYLQGKGSAVWIFTHTHWDHIQGIPFFVPLYTPGNKFEFVSSVENLEERLRYQHAFTHFPVPFDGFQAGKTYRHVPEGRAFRATDSVTAISKAVRHPGGSYSYRFEEDGKSLIFASDAEFNLDEMENIDDYLNYFRGADVLVFDTQYTFEESLQKIDWGHSTASMATDIALRANVKKLVMFHHDPSYDDEKLDAVYLRAIKYKEMFDPDNQLEIIMAREGLEIQV
- the glpK gene encoding glycerol kinase GlpK, producing MSEYIIGIDAGTTGIRTFCFNRSGAVISSAYSEFKQYFPKPGWVEHDPEEIWAKTEKLVVKAIRNGKLRPEDAIAIGITNQRETTVLFEKDSGAPVYNAIVWQCRRTADFCTNLKKEGLEPTFRRKTGLVVDAYFSGTKIRWILDNGKGVRAKAEKGKILFGTIDTYLLYRLTNGKSHKTDHTNASRTLIFNIEKKEWDKELLKILDIPEAILPETHNSSNLFGRTEGVKGLPDGIPISSLVGDQQGALFGQLCTEPGEAKNTYGTGCFLLFNTGNKLQISKNNLITTLACGPEGKTVYCLEGSIFIGGAVIQYLRDNLRFFKESKVSEKLAASVTKEDEVVFVPAFSGLGAPYWDMNARGAILGLTRDTTQEQITRAALKSIALQSYELVEAMENDTGSKLKILKVDGGATANNWLMQYQSDILGKRIVRPSNLDTTVLGAAYLAGLERGFYTGVADLKKKQKTSKEFTPKMGNAQREKEIRIWKESVKRILTGN
- a CDS encoding STAS domain-containing protein codes for the protein MEGFQTDVSIEDGICIVKIQGNVSLKNAFALKELIIKQFDEGSKEIIIDFEGDVYLDSSGIGAIFNTQKYVTERQGSLKLRNLSRDVMTILRIANLDKHLDIIP
- a CDS encoding ABC transporter ATP-binding protein codes for the protein MKKALEIENLVKTYSGGVQALKGIHLTVEEGEFFALLGPNGAGKSTTIGILSSLVNKTSGKVKIYEADIDTDLTLAKSFIGVVPQEFNFNIFEKVEQIVINQGGYYGLEKSVATERAYEYLKQLGLYDKRKETAGRLSGGMKRRLMIARALVHNPKILILDEPTAGVDIEFRRSLWEFLIKLNESGITIILTTHYLEEAETLCRKIAIIDKGLIVENTTMKELIVQLDTETFILDLKEAVPIPSALNGFALRKVDNLTLEVDISKSHSLNDLFRLLDREGIQITSMRNKSNRLEELFLKLVEKKL
- a CDS encoding dihydrolipoyl dehydrogenase gives rise to the protein MKKYDILVIGSGGGTKLITPPSKLGYKVAILEKDRLGGTCLNRGCIPSKMLIHPAEILAQASDANRFQLEIPGPFSVDFKTLVERISGTVDADSDSILPAYEKNPNIDFYSYEGRFLEDRVVKVNDQLLTADRIFIAAGCRPVIPDIPGLAGTPYMTSREALRRTDLPKRLLVLGGGYIGLELGFAYASFGSKTTFLVRNRMLSQEDQSIIEGFEKAFSKKHDVRLKTIVKTVEYRAGIFRLSCEREGRSFEMEGDALLVATGIRPNSDWLDLHNTNIQTDERGYIKTNEFLETTADGVYALGDIIGKYFFRHSVNFEGEALFQSLYVDKKRIPIEYPPVPHAVFTHPQVAAVGKTEQKLISEGADYISAINPYSASAMGMARLSEDSFVKILVDRKTRKLLGAHVLGDEASNLAHLFVLLMTMNGTLDDLLKMIYIHPALPEIARNAARKAREILSVP
- a CDS encoding hydroxyacylglutathione hydrolase family protein yields the protein MLEIVRIYTHSSLRNFTYLIRQPDTEETLCLDPFDSSQVSAVLKEKNWSLEYIVNTHEHWDHTAGNEGLVQEFKSIVLTHPQGMETVPSASRSLHSGERILSDREGNSYLEVLDTPGHTFAHICLVQIENKVPVGVFTGDTIFNCGVGNCKNGGDPSTLYQTVSRIFYQFPDGVKLYPGHDYFQNNLKFSLAVDPANSAAHAALKKVNSLKSDAEFWTTNFAEERTFNPFFLCSKPSASLLSGIRNKSAQPNLPEDERTLFLTLRSLRDKW